One Engraulis encrasicolus isolate BLACKSEA-1 chromosome 4, IST_EnEncr_1.0, whole genome shotgun sequence genomic window, GCCGTTTTATGCACTTGATTATGCCAGGTGCTTTGTATGCCTTAAAATGGCACTTCAAAGCAATGATGAAGCACTAAAAAGTATACTGCTTTTCTATTTGTGCTGGTATATACGGGTGGAATTTTCTCTTAGCCCTGGTAGCTCCAGATGGAGGGGGTTCTCACTGTTTTACGGCACTCCGCTTTACTCATTGTAAATCGGGCACAACCCACGGCCtcttgtggcttattgcttaaatctTTCACTCatatgcaggcacatttgaacatcTGATGATTATACAATATGATTGGAAAATTAGTGCTAGTGAAATTTACTGTATGTAGCTCTCAGAATTAAGCGTTTGCATGCGGAATTTAAGTCCTTTTTTAAGCAATtattgagtgattgagtgagagaTTTTGATTGTGGCCCACTATGAATTTGAATTGGACATCCTTGCTGTAATtaaatctgctgtgtgtgtctgtgtctgtgtctgtgtctgtgcgtgccgcCACCAGGGGGCGAGACCCTGCGTCTGGAGGACGTGGTGGGCTTCTGGCGGGAGAAGAACATGGGCCACTGCTGCCGGCTGGTCCTGGTGCTGGACACGGACAACTCCCTGGNNNNNNNNNNNNNNNNNNNNNNNNNNNNNNNNNNNNNNNNNNNNNNNNNNNNNNNNNNNNNNNNNNNNNNNNNNNNNNNNNNNNNNNNNNNNNNNNNNNNatataattctagctgttgtccaacagcaatgtcagctgtctatccacctgacatcaacattgcacaactgatggccccacacatttcaataagctcatttttgtctattttcaaataaaaatgcccagtcagtcatgtcaatcctaattgaacgttaaagtcctccaataactcactagaattgtagaactagaattttgagacctaaaacctagttttaaacacttgccaatacaagcattttacagacattttcttgatctgatattgagtcatagccagttacttggagaggtcaaacctgtgttggagggaatctgtggcagggtttttcactttcacttttacttttactttttgtgtcACTGTTtaacctagataaccagctatgctgaccaattgacatcaagaaaatctctcttgtatttcttgtatcaattaaaattgactcgactgaGTGGGTATTTCtgcttgaaaatagacagaaaaataagcttgttgaaacatgtggggccctcagttttgctgtgttgacgtcactgtttggcatttttaaatatttttttaataattgtttttattttttatatattttcatttttttgttacgcGAAAAaatatacatgtgttcattcacagttttgatgccctacctgaaaatgtactaagttctgtaaatagccacaaaaataaacagaattaattaaatgagaaggtgagtccacacttttggcctgtactgtatgtattaatatttgtgactggacaacatacattttgaaaataaaagacaaaaaaatgacatactctaccttttAAAATTGGTGCAACAGTGGAGCAGCTTATGGAACAGTTTATAGcacaacataaaaaaaaaactttttgacaCTAACACTATGCACTTGCTGCCGCTGCTGCGCTACTGTTGTGACTACAAATGTGGAAAAATGTTACTGGGTTGTCCAGCGACgtacctctttttttttttttttacagctttgTGAAATTTGATGTCATGATTTTCTATGGTCATTTTCATTCATTGTATTAATCAGCTAAGTTGCTCTCAACAATGCACCTTTCCCAGCCTGCCTGTCTCTGAAGTGCCTTGTCCTATTAAAGCTTGAATTTTTCTGAATCTGTCGGAGACCGGACATTTTATATATCCAAACCATACAGGATATGAACAcgtagggtgcatcccaatatgtgaccttgcctcctccacttgcttctcgtcatgatgacatcactgacaacagcattatatttcaatatcttgcaaaagctcaattgtaaagtctttttctcatttgcaattgggatggtgaatgaaaaacagtccctcaaaagttgttgtggcgaggctgacagctgggaaactttatcgttttctccacggaggaggggccaggaggtgggacgaggagacaagcgcaagtggaggaggcaaggacacatattgggatgcacactatAATGAGTAAACTGTGTAACTACTCTACTATAGGCACCACAGTTGGGCAAGATAGGGCAAAGTCTTGGAATCTGAAGGAAGTAGCAGGTTTGAATCTCATATCATCCGTGGTtgaagtgccctcgagcaaggcacctaaccgcacATTGTTCAAATGCATCCAATGGAATGTTAACAGTGGCAAAAGGAATGTTATCAGTATCCTGCATTGAATTGACTGCAAGTTGCAGTGGATAAGAAcatcagctaagagtaatgtagGTCCTAATTTAAACTAAATTGCCATTATCAACAATTGCCaaattttgccaacattttttAGTTTTGTTGCATTTGTTGCATGTATCAGATTTAAATgagcacatatttccctcaaatcaATAGTTTTGCTTGGCTTTAGCAGCGTATATGAAAGCCCAACttggaaactccagctcccattgtctttgtgacacagaactccacagcacacaagtggtcactgcaaacaacaaaattaTATTTATGGCTCACCCGTTCAAGGGGgtacccccaatggcgcccgaaaaggAGCTGTGcggagggacggtaccatgctcagggtacctcagtcatgaaggtggATCTCCCACCAGCCTGGCGAGtcgggattcgaactggcaacctttgggctacaagcctgacaccctaaccgcttacgcaTGACTGCCCATGTATATGTATGCCTATATTGTCTGCACTATTCTCAATCTAATATGTGGATTGAATGTTTTCAAAAATACAGCATTTTGTTTCTAGTCACAACATTTTACAGACTGTCCCGACTTTGTTGGATTACTGTTTGTATTTGTACTGTAAAGAGGTGACATCTTGAAACTCGTGTTTTAAACTAAACTGATAGACAATGAGTCGATCAGTCAAAGCAGCACTTGTGTGACATCATGCACCTGTTCTAGTTGTCTGTCCACCACCACTCattaacagggctggactggtcatctggcataccgagcatttcccggtggaccctgcaccctcgtgggcccctattttcagaaatgtgcccacgagggtgtggggcctcccggtgagtcagttctgcgccgctaattatgaggggcccctttaagccaaacgtgcccgggccctatttctcccccagtccaaccctgctcaTTAGGTGCTGTGGAGATCAGTTTACCACTCCGCCCGGCGGCGCACTGCTCGCCTCTTAACACGTTTGCCACCTGCCTTTTGTCTTTTAGTGCTTAGCGTCAGATGAGGAGGGCAGCCAGCGCaggagcagcaacaacaacaacaagagcagGACCGCTGCAGAGGAGATAGAGTATGAGCAGAGGCTAGCCTTCAACCAGTCCTCTACCAGCCAGCCACCAAAACACTACAGTAGTAAGGTGAACAAGGCTTAGATAGATTGCCACAGTACAAGACAATAATTTTCCTGCTACTGCATGTGATGGTACATTTCACCATTTGTTCGTCAATGTATAGTAAAGGTTAAAGCTTTGGCAACATTTCATTGCCATTTACAGGTGAAGGCCGTTCACTTACCCAGGACAACTTGTATTCCTTTTTCACTGTTGACCTACATTTTGGATTACTGCATTTAGTCGAGTCTACAGTCTACGATGGGCAGTGGGGCTTCTGCCACTGCCAGTGATCCCCGGAGAGATGGGTCAGAAGTACCAGTGTACCCCCGGCAGCCGAGAGCGGATGCAGCTGCACAGCCCACATCTTAcacaggacgaggaggaggaggaggaggagacagaggaggagacggGTCAGAAGTACCGGTGTACCCTCGACAGCCGAGAGGGGATGCAGCTGCACAGTCCACATCTCAcataggaggaggtggaggaggaggaggaggaggaggaggaggaggaggagacggtggTGTCCCACAGTATTGGACagagaaagaagacagagaagaCAGTCCAGTTCCCGTGGAGAGTCGTCCTAATGTGGAGGAGGACAGGGATGTCGAGTCAGGAGAAAGAAAAACCCAGGACACGAAAGACGGGAGCAAAGCCCAAACTCAGAACTATCCTACACAAGTCATTTCAGGAGACAAAAAAGCACAGAAATCAGAGGAGGACCCCATAGCCCACGCTCGGCTCTACCCTTCTCTAGACTactcaggaggagagagggaagcacAGGAGAAAGTGGACAACCACACACCCCAAACTCAGAAGTATCCCACAGAAGATCCCACTGCACAAGCCGGCACAGTCAAGGATGGCATCAGCAGCACTGAACTGCAGGTGGAAGTAAGTCACTTTACAAtcttgatattgtgtgtgtgttgttggtgttatTTGTGTTGGTTTTGTGTGTTACATTAAATATGAGCTCAATATCACTTACAGTACAGCAGGGAATTTCCTCATTAATTGGGAAATACCGGGCTGAGCAATACGTATGTATCTGCAAGTGTATCTGTGTCAGGGTCTTACATGTAACTTTCTAATTGGGGTGGCCAAATGTTCCATCTCTGCTTGTGTCTGTATTTCAGAGTAAAGCTCCTAGTTGTGCGGTTGACGTGGAGTCCAGCAGTGGAAGCGCCTcagaaaaggaagaaaatgaaCATCCTACAGAGATGAATAGGAGTTTTCAGTCAAGTTCTACCGTAAATAATTGCTTTATTTTATAGCCTTTATTTAGCCCGTATTATGACTTATTACTAACTTCTAACAAACCAATGTAATTTCTGTCTAGTTTACTATAAACTGACTAGTTGAATtatgaaatcccattgtaatgtaaataaaacatAGAGTATATTTGTCAAATTATCCAAAAGATCTCTATGTGCCCTATGTCGTGGGCAGGTTGTGCAATACAAACACACCAGTGATCGTCCTCagtgagagagatgaagtgtGGCCAGAGCCatgtatagtaggctatattcCTTATATATGGCTCTGAGTGTGGTTAATGATGCGTCATAATAATTACTGTAAGTTGAAGAAATAGCTAAAAGAAATAGCTCTAAGAATCACAGTAGCTAAAGTGGCTTCCCATATTCTTCTtcctcattatatccccgaaacgcggagcgtcggggatgtaatggttttgcgtgcgccgccgccgcgtccgccgccgccgccgccgccgcgtaaggtctttcgtgttaacgcgataacttttgaacggatgtttggatttgtcccagattttttgggtgaatgctctagggcaggttcatgaactgattcgagtttggaggtcaacactttcaagatggctgaattcaagatggccgaatttttgtttggtccataacttctgaccgggtggatggatttgtcccagatttggtgtgtgaatgctctagggtaggttcatgaactgctacgagttgggaggtcaacactttcaagatggctgaattcaagatggccgaattttagtttggtccataacttctgaccgggtgggtggatttgtcccagatttggtgtgtgaatgctctggggtaggttcatgaactgattcgagtttggaggtcaacactttcaagatggctgaattcaagatggccgaattattgtttggcccataactactgaccgggtggatggatttgtcccagattttgtgtgtgaatgctttagggtaggttcatgaactgattcgagtttggaagacaacactttcaaaatggcggaattttcatttggcccataacttctgactgggtggattgatttgcccggtaacaccgtattttaatggttcaccatttcagtgaatctaccatattaggtacagtgtaataaccaatgtaacaatatttaataccatgtaatactagtgtaataccagtgtaacaatatgcaatatcaggtacagtgtaataacgagtgtaacagtatgcaataccatgtaatatagtgtaataccagtgtaacaatatgcaataccatgtaataccacttacgcacaaacacatgatgtaagtaaaaaaattacattgtattaaatattgttacactggttattacactgtacctaatgtggtatatccactgaaccattaaaacagtttttgttttgtaacaatatgcaataccatgtaataccacttacgcacaaacacatgatgtaagtaaaaaaattacattgtattaaatattgttacactggttattacactgtacctaatgtggtatatccactgaaccattaaaacagtattaccatttgccccattttttgcttcattttcacaatagtcgtttggttttaagcctatgcacgtcatgtcacgtctgtatgtatcatatacgtttacgaaatggtggacgggagtggtaggaatgatgggggactggaagcgtcgcgtttcggggatataccttaagcagtcgaaggcgactgcacaggcagtctagttactaCGATGGTATTTGCGAAAGGAACTTgatttagaatagaatagattttattgtcatgccagcatgaaaattgcctttggtctcactgaataaaaacacaaatacacaaaaacacatatacacatcgTTGTATCCACCCCCTCCAACCAAACCTCCCAGCATTCACATCATAATCAAGTCATGTAGTAGTTCCAGACCCTAAACCTCTAACTTTTCCATTGCTTATTGACCAGGGAAATTGGCATGGAAAAGTATCATCATCATAATGACCTATCTATGTATTGTCCTGTGGTCAGGAGTCGGCTGGCGATAATGAGGAGGTTCCCCTGGCCTTCGAGAGCTTCCTCCACCGCAATGGACTCATCTACAGCTGTGTCATACAGCACGGCCATAGGATGTACGTTGATGACTCAAAGGTACCCTAAAAACCCTTCCCACTGAGCTTTTGTTGGTTTGTTAACATAACATTGTCCTTTTCCGTGtaaactgtacagtatgtcagttCACAAATGTATAATATCACATACTTTCACTGTAACACTGAACAAAAACCCTAACCCAATTCATGCCCTGTGTAGCCTATAAGTCAAGTAAACTTTgacccatgaaaaaaaaaaattgtgctgtATTCTGTACAAGATGTTTTGATCCCAGTTCATCTCACTTGTCTATTTTAGGGGCTGGTTCCCTTTCCAACAGAGTGGTATGACCAGGGAAGATTTCTAAGTGCATCAAATGAAGTAATTAACTTGTCATTATACATCATTAACTTTCTGATGTTTAGTGGTAGCTGCAGTACTCACAGCTGTTGTTTAATCACAGGTTGCAGACCAACCCGAGGTCAAGCGGGATAATGAGGATAATCGCAATGTGAACACCACCACAACCCTGGCTGAAGATGATCGAGCTGGCGTGGTCTACATTCATGGAAAGGGGACAGTCATGACATACATGTTTGAGGTGTTATAAGCAGATATTGCTATTGAATAGATATTGTTTTGACTGACATGGTTGAacaaaaatatatacatgtaCCTGTCCATATTGATATCTAAAAAATCTTGTGTGTCTGCTTTACATGTATTTTGCCCTCTAAAAATGAATGGATAGTCTGCTGATACACTTTCTTCAGAATAATTACTGTGGTCACTCTGGGTAATGTTGCTCTCTTGCAATAGAAACTTACAGTCATAGAAAAaagtacaccctttgaaatgtctttcaTTTCTGTCAAAACTGGTCATAAAACATTGTCGGATCTTCCCGGACTCCTCCTtgtgatttctgggaagatcagaccatgttttatgaccgattttgacagaaatgtaagacatttcaaagggtgtaccaACGTTTTTCTATGACTCTATGTGGTCTATTGGCAGGCTACTTAATGTTTTTTTCCCTATCCCAGGAGAGGGTCAACATCTGCCGGTATTATGATATCCAGTCAGGACTGTGGCTTCTGCTGCCGCTGGAGTGGGAGATGAACATTGAGTTTGTCAAGCAGTGCGTCAAACAAATCAAGGTAATGCCTTAGTTGACAACTATTAAAACATCCATGGCTTGATCAGGTTTTGGCTATTAAGTTAATGCATCACCCTGAAATTGTGCCAATATATTTCACTCATAGTTGACGTTATTGTCAATACCTCAAGGCAGTGGCAGATCAGCGAATGGCCCAGGGCCAAACCAAACTACCCCCCAACACCCCACTATCTTAGCTCCCTTCCCCTAATGTAGCatagtgtgtatgtacagtatgtccccAAATCCCCATAACCCATTTACATTACGACCTGTAATCCATTGGTTAATTGTAGTAAATTGTGATCAgcggtccaactccctaaccattacaccacgggtGCCCCCTATCCAATCCATTGGTTAATTGGAGTAAATTGTGTCCATTGTTGATGAACTCACTCTGTGAAGAAAAACGTTGATGTTCCCATTCTGTGTCTCCACAGGACACCCTCCCTGGGCTGTCGGACCAGAAGGAGATCACAGCGGCCCTCAGACAGTGTAACTATGATCCCCATGAGGTCATGTCCATCTACCTGACCATATTTGGTGACAGCCTCTTCCAGTCATCTTCCAAAGCGCAGAGCTATTCAGAGTTAAATTCATTCAGGTACTAGTACAGTGTATACATGCATGATACAAGTACTGTTGTAAAACCAGCCCGCCACCAGTACTGACTGACCATACAGTAGAAGGACGATGCAACCAAAGGGTGTTGTTGACGCTCATCCATTATGCAAGCTATGATCGCAGTTTGCCACAATTAGAATTACGCAAATATCACTGTAACCAAAtcccaacaaaacaacaaatgaaATATTCATTTATGCTTGTCCATGTCTGGGCCAGAAGAAACAGAGTCTGCCAGTAATATTACCATGAAGATTGTGCTGATTATGTGCCTTAAAACCCATGACAGAAATCAGTTAGCAGTGTTTGACTTGAATGAGAGATGGGATAATTGCACAACTTTTGAATTCaacttttctggtaggcctacagccgccactttttgcttttcgattaggcatgacacagctcaatcgtaaagcaaaaagtggtggccgagtcgcattgtgctgagctgtaggcctaccagaaaaccggcagtagaAAAGAGCCATCAGTGATCAGAGTTGCAGTCTTGAAATGATATACTCTCATGCCATAATCTGAAATGAGTGGCGTTGGCTGTCAGAAAATGTTTGGAAAATGTTGGTGAATTAACAGAGGTATTACTAAGACCATGGCGGTTCTGTTTTATTGATTAAGTTCTTCTGTATTTTTTACATCTCCAAGGAATCATTTGCAAAAAGACAGGACCATAGAAGATCTCAAGCAAAAACTCAACACTAAAGAGAACGAGCTGGACAAGCTCTTCCAGAAGAACAGCTACTTGGCCCGAGACACCCAGTACCTCGCCGACATGGTCCAACACCTCAACCAGAGAGTGGCCGAGCTTGAGGCCGACAAACAGcaagccatggagaagatccgagCCTTGCTGAGCCGCAGGTAAATATATGTTTATTGCAATGTGCAATATTGTCTAGTTAGTCGGCCTGAgtgtatgttttttgtattttttgtatttttttcctaaacccaaccaccaccccccccttatgttttttgtatttgtgctgtgtgtgtatgggtgtgtgtgtgtgtgtgagtaagagaaagagagtgtgcttgtgtgtatgttaactgatgtaaggcattttgctactgtaggcctatactgagatttttgctatatgttttctgcaatgtgtaataatgtgtattaggtctttgtttgtttgtttgtttttattagattcccattagcttttgcttttagcaaaatgtgtatgtgtatgttgtgtatgtcttgtacctacggtatgtcttgtatctatatatctatgtaagctgtcagaccccttaatttccctctgtattaataaaagtactctactctactctactctactaggtcCACGCAGGTGCCAGCCAAGGTGCCGCCCCCTAAACCGTCCGTGGATCTCAGCCTTCTGCGGCAGGTCGGCAAGTTGACTCGAGAGCTGAACGTCTCCAACAAACAGCTGGGTGCTACTGTGCGCCATGTGCTGGTGGATCTTCAGAATCACTTCCAGCAGCTGAGGGAGCTGGTGGAGAAGATGACCAAAGCAGAGCAGCACAGGGTGGCAGAACAGGAGGAACTGCGCTCCCTCTACATGAAGGAGGCCCTGGAGAGAAAGACACTCTACAACAAGCTTCTAGAACTTCAGGGGAATATCCGAGTGTTCTGTCGATGCCGTGGTAACACTCCATCAAACTCTTGTCTAGAGGTCCCTTCTGAGCAGGACGTTGTGGTCAACCAAAAAGGAAGCAAGAAGAAATTCAATTTTGATAGGGTCTATTCATCAACCTCTACACAGGTCAGTTAAGACTTGAGAGTTTGTGAAGTTTAATATTTTGTCACATTTGAATAAGGAAACAAATAACTTTTTTTCATTAGTGACTTTAGTCCTTGCTGTGCGTAATTACCTTGCAGGACCATATATTTGAGGGGACAAAGCCTATCATAACCTCATGTGTGGATGGATATAATGTCTGCATCTTAGCATATGGACAGACGGGCTCTGGGAAGACATACACGATGATGGGCCCTAAAGACAACCCAGGTGTCAATGTAAGGTAATGACCactcatatatttttttcttcattttcatgtatggttGGGTGCACAGCGTTTGTGAGGAGGTTCACACActgctttggattttttcttctttaagttctcTATTTCTGTTAATTAATTTCATGGCATGATTATTACTTTTCTGATGACACTATCACACCatgaaatgaattaaaaaaaaataacttaaaagaagaaaaaatccaaagaagggTGCAACTAACCATGCGTGAAACAAAACGTGCCTTGATTTCTGCTAGCTTATATAAACGTATAAAGTACTGTTTCATACTGTATGCCGCTTCTCTTACATTAAGGTCTTTGAGAACACCCCTCCCTGTCTAATAGTGGTTAATGAGACTAATTGTTTGACATTGAACACTGGGACATTTGAACGTTGAGCATCAATATGTAATTAGCACTCTAAGGTGTCAAAGCCCCATCTTGGGTTACATGAAGGTCAGGTTTCTTTGTGTTCATCATGTGAAGTTGTAAAAATGCTCCCTGACTTCAGTGCAGCTACAACCCCCATAGTCAGGAGTCTGCTGTCTGCTCTATCTtatttacacatttttttgaatCATATTTCATTGGTTGATAGTTGTGGCTGTGACAAAAGAGTTTAAGGGTGTTTTCACATCCAGTCCCTTTCAGctatttaagtgaactcagacctgtgacttaGCATTTTCTGCGCATACTGtttgtgaacgctccaaagtgtaccaagaccccttggaagtgaaacTTACCGAGACCTTTATTGATGTgggtcctgacaagttacacttgtgactaagTGTAATCACTTAAGTAGAGCTGTAGAGGACTGGgtgggtgtgatcaaaaagaggactgacacataATAAAAGTCTAACGGTACCTGAAAgagcagccggttctttttgtaatacgcTCACAACATGAACAAAAACGAAGTCATTTTGCTGTCGGATCACTTTTTGGCCCActaaaagaggactgagtttggttcacttaaaggggactaggtgtgaaaataccccaAGATTGTGAAAGTAATGGTTGTGAAGTGCACGTTTCAGAAAAAAAGTTTTGTGACATTTTATAGTTTTCCAACATTACAGAAGTTAGGATTGGTTTGTTGAGTAATGTTTACATTTTCTGTACTGCTTGCTGATTATGATTTATTCTGCACACTAAAAGTGTGACCAATTGTTATGTAAATAAAATAGAGGTACTGTATGTACtgccaaaggtgtaggtttggcttgaaaagtggtggggacatttcaatcgcaaatggtccggatatgctgtttttgcattatatttgtgaaagaatggtagggacaagctaggtttatctggaaagtggtatggacatgtccccaccatccccccctaaaattacgcccatgtgtACTGCCTCCTCAGATCTATCAGGGAGTTGCTGTCCATTTGCAAGAAGAGAGAAAACATCACATATTCTCTAAACGTAAGTGTCTTAAAGCAGGGCCGTAGACAGAAATCATACAGTACAATGGTAATCACAACTCATAATTATAAAATGGGTGGGCacgggggggcgctgtggcgcagcgcgctaagccccccacatttgggcttgcatgcccacggggaccctagttcgagtccagccagggtcatttcccgaccctgccccatctctctctcccaattgtttcctgtctgctctcatgctgtcctgtaataataaaggccaaaagcccccaaaaaatacttg contains:
- the LOC134448047 gene encoding kinesin-like protein klp-3, with translation MGQKYQCTPGSRERMQLHSPHLTQDEEEEEEETEEETGQKYRCTLDSREGMQLHNYSGGEREAQEKVDNHTPQTQKYPTEDPTAQAGTVKDGISSTELQVEESAGDNEEVPLAFESFLHRNGLIYSCVIQHGHRMYVDDSKERVNICRYYDIQSGLWLLLPLEWEMNIEFVKQCVKQIKDTLPGLSDQKEITAALRQCNYDPHEVMSIYLTIFGDSLFQSSSKAQSYSELNSFRNHLQKDRTIEDLKQKLNTKENELDKLFQKNSYLARDTQYLADMVQHLNQRVAELEADKQQAMEKIRALLSRRSTQVPAKVPPPKPSVDLSLLRQVGKLTRELNVSNKQLGATVRHVLVDLQNHFQQLRELVEKMTKAEQHRVAEQEELRSLYMKEALERKTLYNKLLELQGNIRVFCRCRGNTPSNSCLEVPSEQDVVVNQKGSKKKFNFDRVYSSTSTQDHIFEGTKPIITSCVDGYNVCILAYGQTGSGKTYTMMGPKDNPGVNVRSIRELLSICKKRENITYSLNVSMLEIYNDSLNDLLSKKPNSHLDIRTQGKSITVPGLTQVEVKTEDDILHVMETGEKNRKIASTKMNIESSRSHLILTLTVVGADGVSGVTTHGTLTLCDLAGSERISKTEAKGQRLVEAAAINKSLTALGQVFSALKCNAIHVPFRNSKLTHLLQPCLCGDAKACVFVNVNPDPSNTAETLSTLQFGSSIRQVALGKATQNITSAPQNKQEKQPGQPQNTQSSTKQEKPSSQPQNTQSSTKQEKPSSQPQNTASTKQDKQPTNSQPQNPPSTKQEKPPSQPQNPPSTKQEKPPSQPHNPSSVQQEKPPSQPHNPSSVKQEKAPSQPHNTASTKQEKQPGQPHNPSSVIKQEKQPSPPQNTSSTKQDK